The following proteins come from a genomic window of Halomarina ordinaria:
- a CDS encoding 30S ribosomal protein S8 translates to MVDNDPLASALSGLDNAERVGHLTQTVQPASNTIGSVLEVFYDRGYIDGFQFVDDGKAGRFEVELKGAINECGPVKPRYSAKADEYERWEKRFLPARDYGALVVTTSEGIMSHYEARDQGIGGQVIAYVY, encoded by the coding sequence ATGGTGGACAACGACCCCCTCGCCAGCGCGCTCTCCGGCCTCGACAACGCCGAGCGCGTCGGCCATCTGACGCAGACGGTACAGCCCGCCTCGAACACCATCGGCTCCGTCCTCGAGGTCTTCTACGACCGCGGGTACATCGACGGCTTCCAGTTCGTCGACGACGGGAAAGCCGGCCGGTTCGAGGTCGAACTGAAGGGTGCCATCAACGAATGTGGCCCCGTCAAGCCGCGCTACTCCGCGAAGGCGGACGAGTACGAACGGTGGGAGAAGCGGTTCCTGCCGGCGCGCGACTACGGGGCGCTCGTCGTCACGACGAGCGAGGGCATCATGAGCCACTACGAGGCCCGCGACCAGGGCATCGGTGGCCAAGTCATCGCGTACGTGTACTAA
- a CDS encoding 30S ribosomal protein S14: MSESETEQETGEHAAKRTGQLETCQRCERQQGLVGKYDIWLCRQCFREIARGMGFKKYS; encoded by the coding sequence ATGAGCGAGAGCGAAACCGAACAGGAGACTGGCGAGCACGCCGCGAAGCGAACCGGCCAGCTCGAGACCTGCCAGCGCTGCGAGCGCCAGCAGGGTCTCGTCGGCAAGTACGACATCTGGCTGTGCCGGCAGTGCTTCCGCGAGATCGCCCGTGGAATGGGCTTCAAGAAGTACAGCTAA
- a CDS encoding 50S ribosomal protein L5, producing MSESAEFHEMREPTVEKVVVHMGIGEGGQPLANAEDILEAVTGQESVRTVAKRTVQEFNIREGDPIGAKVTLRGERAAEFLDTALELADIRRRQFDETGNFSFGVDDHTDFPSQEYNPSIGIYGLDVTVNLVRPGYRVRKRDAVTRQIPSKHRLTVEDAIEFLEAEFDVEVN from the coding sequence ATGAGCGAGTCGGCCGAGTTCCACGAGATGCGCGAGCCGACCGTCGAGAAGGTCGTCGTGCACATGGGCATCGGCGAGGGCGGACAGCCGCTGGCGAACGCCGAGGACATCCTCGAGGCGGTCACGGGTCAGGAGTCGGTCCGGACGGTCGCCAAGCGGACGGTCCAGGAGTTCAACATCCGCGAGGGCGACCCCATCGGCGCGAAGGTCACCCTCCGGGGCGAGCGCGCCGCCGAGTTCCTCGACACCGCGCTCGAACTCGCCGACATCCGGCGTCGGCAGTTCGACGAGACGGGGAACTTCAGCTTCGGCGTGGACGACCACACCGACTTCCCCAGCCAGGAGTACAACCCGAGCATCGGTATCTACGGGCTGGACGTGACGGTCAACCTCGTCCGTCCCGGCTACCGCGTCCGCAAGCGCGACGCGGTCACCCGGCAGATACCGTCGAAACACCGACTCACCGTCGAGGACGCCATCGAGTTCCTCGAGGCGGAGTTCGACGTCGAGGTGAACTGA
- a CDS encoding 30S ribosomal protein S4e: MSKHQKRLSVPKSWPVERKTATFTVKAGAGPHGEAGVPLLVLLRDVLGYVDSKKEARYALDNDSVLVNGQAARDERRPIGMFDILGFPERDEYYRVFPGTGGRLALTAIAADAADSKLGKVVGKRTVAGGDTQLTLHDGQTLLTDDDDVAGKDSVVVDNESKDIVAHFAYEEGALVTAVDGRHAGEIGTVEEITVTAGSGSNTVSVSQEEGEGFETVEEYVVVIDENFTDGVSDE; encoded by the coding sequence ATGAGTAAACACCAGAAACGACTCTCGGTACCGAAGTCGTGGCCGGTCGAGCGCAAGACGGCGACCTTCACCGTGAAGGCGGGCGCGGGCCCGCACGGTGAGGCGGGGGTTCCCCTGCTCGTGCTGCTGCGCGACGTGCTCGGCTACGTCGACTCGAAGAAGGAAGCGCGCTACGCGCTCGACAACGACAGCGTGCTCGTCAACGGCCAGGCGGCCCGCGACGAGCGCCGCCCCATCGGGATGTTCGACATCCTCGGGTTCCCCGAGCGCGACGAGTACTACCGGGTGTTCCCCGGCACGGGCGGTCGGCTCGCGCTGACGGCCATCGCGGCCGACGCGGCCGACTCGAAGCTCGGGAAGGTCGTCGGCAAGCGCACCGTCGCCGGCGGCGACACGCAACTGACGCTGCACGACGGCCAGACGCTGCTGACGGACGACGACGACGTCGCCGGGAAGGACTCGGTCGTCGTCGACAACGAGTCGAAGGACATCGTCGCACACTTCGCCTACGAGGAGGGCGCGCTGGTCACCGCGGTCGACGGCCGCCACGCCGGCGAGATCGGGACGGTCGAGGAGATCACCGTCACCGCCGGGAGCGGTTCGAACACCGTCTCGGTCTCCCAGGAGGAGGGCGAGGGCTTCGAGACCGTCGAGGAGTACGTCGTCGTCATCGACGAGAACTTCACCGACGGGGTGAGTGACGAATGA
- the rplX gene encoding 50S ribosomal protein L24 yields the protein MTRQPRKQRNQRANAPLHERQKQVRAPLSPELRDEHGRRSVRVNVGDTVEVLRGDFAGETGEVARVDLRDAVVNVEGVTIEKADGEEVPRSLDASNVRVTDLDLSDEVREARLTEDEDDE from the coding sequence ATGACCCGACAACCACGCAAACAGCGAAACCAACGCGCCAACGCGCCGCTCCACGAGCGGCAGAAGCAGGTCCGCGCACCGCTCTCGCCGGAGCTCCGCGACGAGCACGGCCGGCGGAGCGTCCGCGTCAACGTCGGCGACACCGTCGAGGTGCTTCGCGGCGACTTCGCCGGCGAGACCGGCGAGGTGGCCCGCGTCGACCTCCGGGACGCCGTCGTCAACGTCGAGGGCGTCACCATCGAGAAGGCGGACGGGGAGGAAGTCCCCCGGAGCCTCGACGCGAGCAACGTCCGCGTGACCGACCTCGACCTCTCGGACGAGGTGCGCGAGGCGCGACTGACGGAGGACGAAGACGATGAGTAA
- a CDS encoding 50S ribosomal protein L14 → MQALTADVTPGLEKGSLITCADNTGARELRVISVSGYHGTKNRHPKAGLGDKVTVSVTKGTPEMRRQVLEAVVVRQRKAIRRPDGTRVKFQDNAGVIVDENEDPRGTEIKGPIAQEVAERFGSIASTATMIV, encoded by the coding sequence ATGCAGGCACTCACCGCCGACGTGACGCCCGGTCTGGAGAAGGGCTCGCTCATCACGTGCGCCGACAACACCGGCGCGCGCGAGCTCCGAGTCATCTCCGTCTCGGGCTACCACGGCACGAAGAACCGCCACCCCAAGGCCGGCCTCGGTGACAAGGTCACCGTCTCGGTCACGAAGGGGACCCCGGAGATGCGACGACAGGTCCTCGAAGCCGTCGTCGTACGCCAGCGCAAGGCCATCCGCCGTCCCGACGGGACGCGGGTGAAGTTCCAGGACAACGCGGGGGTCATCGTCGACGAGAACGAGGACCCGCGCGGGACGGAGATCAAGGGCCCCATCGCGCAGGAAGTGGCAGAACGCTTCGGCAGCATCGCCAGTACGGCGACGATGATCGTATGA
- a CDS encoding 30S ribosomal protein S17, translating to MAIGLNVPEPEETCSDANCPFHGTLSVRGQTVEGRVASTDMDKTVVVEREYDVFVPKYDRYMKRRSRIPAHAPACLELSEGDTVRIAETRPLSKTKSHVAVEVVERFETASDTISTPTVESEGE from the coding sequence ATGGCAATAGGACTGAACGTTCCGGAACCGGAGGAGACCTGCTCCGACGCGAACTGCCCGTTCCACGGCACCCTCTCGGTGCGCGGGCAGACCGTCGAGGGGCGCGTCGCCTCCACGGACATGGACAAGACCGTCGTCGTCGAGCGGGAGTACGACGTGTTCGTACCGAAGTACGACCGCTACATGAAACGACGCTCGCGCATCCCGGCACACGCGCCGGCCTGCCTCGAGCTGTCGGAAGGCGACACGGTCCGTATCGCAGAGACACGACCGCTCTCGAAGACGAAATCGCACGTCGCGGTGGAAGTCGTCGAGCGGTTCGAGACAGCGAGCGACACCATCAGCACGCCGACCGTCGAGTCGGAGGGTGAGTGA
- a CDS encoding ribonuclease P protein component 1, which yields MLTAETLPRHELVGLHVRVVESTDPTLVGVEGEVVMETTNTLTVEGARPVQVPKAVATFEFALPASGDEPRTDDREYVVVEGERLVARPARRTERTRGSQWQ from the coding sequence ATGCTGACAGCCGAGACCCTCCCACGACACGAACTCGTCGGCCTGCACGTGCGGGTCGTCGAGTCGACCGACCCCACGCTCGTGGGCGTCGAGGGCGAGGTCGTCATGGAGACGACCAACACGCTCACGGTGGAGGGGGCTCGGCCCGTGCAGGTGCCGAAGGCGGTCGCGACGTTCGAGTTCGCGCTGCCCGCGAGCGGCGACGAGCCGCGAACCGACGACCGCGAGTACGTCGTCGTCGAGGGCGAGCGACTGGTCGCGCGACCGGCCCGACGCACCGAACGCACACGAGGATCACAATGGCAATAG
- the rpmC gene encoding 50S ribosomal protein L29 has protein sequence MAILYTEELRDMTPAERQVELDELETELLNARAVQAAGGAPDDPGRIKELRRTIARIKTVQREEGDLEDEASE, from the coding sequence ATGGCCATCCTCTACACCGAAGAGCTCCGCGACATGACGCCGGCCGAACGGCAGGTCGAACTCGACGAGCTCGAGACGGAACTGCTCAACGCCCGCGCCGTGCAGGCGGCGGGTGGCGCGCCGGACGACCCCGGCCGCATCAAGGAGCTGCGTCGCACCATCGCGCGCATCAAGACGGTGCAGCGCGAGGAAGGCGACCTCGAAGACGAAGCGAGCGAGTAA
- a CDS encoding 30S ribosomal protein S3: protein MADEHEFIENGLQRTQIDEFFGDELARAGYGGMEVAKTPMGTQIILWAEKPGMVIGKGGKNIRKITSELERRFDLDDPQIDVQEVDEPDLNAQIVADRLANALERGWYFRKAGHTTIDRIMDSGALGAEIVLSGKVTGARSRVEKFNRGYIKHNGEPAESIVDRGDGVAVMKLGTIGVTVKIIPPEAELPDDFEIHEDIDVSEYVLEPEEVEGDVEELLESEPGEASEPVETGVEADAEDDSEADDGSAPVAEEEVVEEEVLDEEQELATPEEGDIEEELDDLDEDVEAEAEDLLDEMEAEETAEVDVEETVEGDDESAGGADEASDAPNTPDEEDESDEEVEE from the coding sequence ATGGCAGACGAACACGAATTCATCGAGAACGGCCTCCAGCGCACGCAGATAGACGAGTTCTTCGGCGACGAACTCGCGCGCGCGGGCTACGGCGGCATGGAAGTCGCCAAGACGCCCATGGGCACGCAGATCATCCTGTGGGCGGAGAAGCCCGGGATGGTCATCGGCAAGGGCGGGAAGAACATCCGGAAGATCACGTCGGAACTCGAGCGTCGCTTCGACCTCGACGACCCGCAGATCGACGTCCAGGAGGTGGACGAACCGGACCTGAACGCCCAGATCGTCGCCGACCGCCTCGCCAACGCGCTCGAGCGCGGTTGGTACTTCCGCAAGGCGGGTCACACGACCATCGACCGCATCATGGACTCGGGCGCGCTGGGCGCCGAGATCGTCCTGAGCGGGAAGGTCACCGGCGCGCGCTCGCGCGTCGAGAAGTTCAACCGGGGGTACATCAAGCACAACGGCGAACCCGCCGAGTCCATCGTGGACCGCGGCGACGGCGTCGCCGTGATGAAGCTCGGTACCATCGGCGTGACGGTGAAGATCATCCCGCCGGAGGCCGAACTCCCCGACGACTTCGAGATCCACGAGGACATCGACGTCTCCGAGTACGTCCTCGAACCCGAGGAGGTCGAGGGCGACGTCGAGGAACTGCTCGAATCCGAGCCCGGCGAGGCCAGCGAACCGGTCGAGACCGGTGTCGAGGCCGACGCCGAGGACGACTCCGAGGCGGACGACGGCAGCGCGCCGGTCGCCGAGGAGGAGGTCGTCGAGGAGGAAGTCCTCGACGAGGAGCAGGAACTCGCCACGCCCGAGGAGGGCGACATCGAGGAGGAACTCGACGACCTCGACGAGGACGTCGAGGCCGAAGCCGAGGACCTGCTCGATGAGATGGAAGCCGAGGAGACGGCCGAAGTCGACGTCGAGGAGACCGTCGAGGGTGACGACGAGAGCGCCGGCGGCGCCGACGAGGCGTCCGACGCGCCCAACACCCCTGACGAGGAAGACGAATCCGACGAGGAGGTCGAGGAGTAA
- a CDS encoding 50S ribosomal protein L22 — MGISYSVDADPETTAKAMLRERHMSHKHSKEIARAIKGMTAGDAQAYLQDVLDEKRSVPFKSHNSGVGHRKDISGWDAGRYPQKATEAFLDLLENAVSNADHQGFDGDTMEIMHVAAHKVGESPGRKPRAFGRATSWNTPQVDVELILEEVDD; from the coding sequence ATGGGAATCAGCTACAGTGTCGACGCGGACCCGGAGACCACGGCGAAAGCCATGCTCCGAGAGCGTCACATGAGCCACAAGCACAGCAAGGAGATCGCCCGCGCGATCAAGGGCATGACCGCCGGCGACGCGCAGGCGTACCTGCAGGACGTGCTCGACGAGAAGCGCTCCGTCCCGTTCAAGTCCCACAACTCCGGCGTCGGTCACCGAAAGGACATCTCCGGGTGGGACGCGGGTCGCTACCCCCAGAAGGCCACGGAGGCGTTCCTCGACCTCCTCGAGAACGCCGTCTCCAACGCGGACCACCAGGGCTTCGACGGTGACACGATGGAGATCATGCACGTCGCCGCCCACAAGGTCGGCGAGTCGCCCGGGCGCAAGCCGCGGGCGTTCGGTCGCGCGACCTCGTGGAACACCCCGCAGGTCGACGTCGAACTCATCCTCGAGGAGGTGGACGACTAA
- a CDS encoding 30S ribosomal protein S19 encodes MSSDYQIGRDKDEEFTYRGHTVEELRGMTLSEFAELLPARMRRSIERGLTSEQEKLLEKADKRDDDESANNPIRTHQRDMPIVPAFVGKTFAVYSGQEFERVLVEPEMLGHYLGEFVLTRTSVEHGQAGIGATRSSKFVPLK; translated from the coding sequence ATGAGCTCAGACTACCAGATCGGTCGCGACAAGGACGAGGAGTTCACGTACCGCGGCCACACGGTCGAGGAACTCCGGGGGATGACCCTCTCGGAGTTCGCGGAACTGCTCCCCGCACGCATGCGGCGAAGCATCGAACGCGGCCTGACCTCGGAGCAGGAGAAACTGCTCGAGAAGGCCGACAAGCGCGACGACGACGAGTCGGCGAACAACCCGATTCGGACGCACCAGCGGGACATGCCGATCGTCCCGGCGTTCGTCGGCAAGACGTTCGCCGTCTACAGCGGCCAGGAGTTCGAGCGCGTCCTGGTAGAGCCCGAGATGCTCGGGCACTACCTGGGCGAGTTCGTCCTCACGCGCACGTCGGTCGAACACGGCCAGGCGGGCATCGGGGCGACGCGCTCGTCGAAGTTCGTCCCCCTGAAGTAA
- a CDS encoding 50S ribosomal protein L2, with protein sequence MGRRIQGQRRGRGTPTFRAPSHRYKAKLDHRAVEDGDVVRGEVVDIEHDPARSAPVAAVEFEDGDQRLVLAPEGVAVGDEIQVGVSAEIAPGNTLPLREIPEGVPVCNVERQAGDGGKFARSSGVNATLLTHDRKAAVVQLPSGEIRRLSPDCRATIGVVAGGGRTEKPFVKAGNKYHKMRARGTKWPRVRGVAMNAVDHPFGGGGRQHPGRPKSVSRHAPPGRKVGDIASRKTGRGGNRGNK encoded by the coding sequence ATGGGACGCAGGATTCAGGGGCAGCGACGCGGGCGCGGCACGCCGACGTTCCGCGCGCCGTCGCACCGCTACAAGGCGAAGCTCGACCACCGCGCCGTCGAGGACGGCGACGTCGTCCGCGGCGAGGTCGTCGACATCGAACACGACCCCGCCCGCTCGGCGCCCGTCGCGGCCGTCGAGTTCGAGGACGGCGACCAGCGCCTCGTGCTCGCGCCCGAGGGCGTCGCCGTCGGCGACGAGATTCAGGTCGGCGTCAGCGCCGAGATCGCCCCCGGCAACACGCTCCCGCTGCGGGAGATTCCCGAGGGCGTCCCGGTCTGCAACGTCGAACGGCAGGCCGGCGACGGCGGCAAGTTCGCCCGCTCGTCGGGCGTGAACGCGACGCTGCTGACCCACGACCGGAAGGCGGCCGTCGTCCAGCTGCCGAGTGGCGAGATCCGCCGCCTCTCGCCAGACTGCCGCGCCACCATCGGCGTGGTCGCCGGTGGCGGGCGGACGGAGAAGCCGTTCGTGAAGGCCGGGAACAAGTACCACAAGATGCGCGCCCGCGGGACGAAGTGGCCGCGCGTCCGTGGTGTGGCGATGAACGCCGTCGACCACCCGTTCGGTGGCGGCGGCCGCCAGCACCCCGGCCGCCCCAAGAGCGTCTCGCGGCACGCGCCGCCCGGCCGCAAGGTCGGTGACATCGCCAGCCGGAAGACCGGCCGCGGCGGTAACCGAGGGAACAAATGA
- a CDS encoding 50S ribosomal protein L23, giving the protein MSVIKYPNVTEKAMNEMDFQNKLEFVVDADASKPEIKSALEEQFDIAIDDVNTQITPDGNKKATVRLSEDDDAQEVASRIGVF; this is encoded by the coding sequence ATGAGCGTAATCAAGTACCCGAACGTCACGGAGAAGGCGATGAACGAGATGGACTTCCAGAACAAACTGGAGTTCGTCGTCGACGCGGACGCCTCGAAGCCCGAGATCAAGTCGGCGCTCGAAGAGCAGTTCGACATCGCCATCGACGACGTCAACACGCAGATAACGCCCGACGGAAACAAGAAGGCCACCGTGCGTCTGTCCGAGGACGACGACGCACAGGAGGTCGCCTCCCGTATCGGGGTGTTCTGA
- the rpl4p gene encoding 50S ribosomal protein L4: protein MKATVRDLDGGDAGELDLPEVFETPYRPDLIGRAVRAAQANRTQDYGADEYAGMRTPAESFGSGRGMAHVPRQNGVGRRVPQAVSGRRAHPPKAEKDRGEKINKKERKLATRSALAATTDADLVRERGHRFDDGVDLPLVVSDDFEDLVKTKEVVDVLEALGVADDIERADAGKTVRGGRGTTRGRKYKRPKSVLFVTAGEPSKAARNLAGADVATAREVNAEDLAPGTHAGRLTVFTESAIEEVADR, encoded by the coding sequence ATGAAGGCCACAGTACGCGACCTGGACGGCGGGGACGCGGGGGAACTCGACCTGCCGGAGGTCTTCGAGACCCCCTACCGACCCGACCTCATCGGTCGGGCCGTTCGCGCCGCCCAGGCGAACCGAACCCAGGACTACGGCGCCGACGAGTACGCCGGGATGCGAACCCCGGCGGAGTCGTTCGGCTCCGGGCGCGGCATGGCCCACGTGCCGCGACAGAACGGCGTCGGACGCCGCGTTCCCCAGGCCGTCAGCGGGCGCCGCGCGCACCCGCCGAAGGCCGAGAAGGACCGCGGTGAGAAGATAAACAAGAAGGAGCGCAAGCTCGCCACCCGCTCGGCGCTCGCCGCCACGACGGACGCGGACCTCGTCCGCGAACGGGGCCACCGGTTCGACGACGGCGTCGACCTGCCCCTCGTCGTCAGCGACGACTTCGAGGACCTCGTGAAGACGAAGGAGGTCGTCGACGTGCTGGAGGCGCTCGGCGTCGCCGACGACATCGAGCGAGCGGACGCGGGCAAGACGGTCCGCGGCGGTCGCGGGACGACCCGCGGGCGCAAGTACAAGCGCCCGAAGTCGGTCCTCTTCGTGACCGCCGGCGAGCCCTCGAAGGCCGCCCGCAACCTCGCAGGGGCCGACGTGGCCACCGCCCGCGAGGTCAACGCGGAGGACCTCGCCCCCGGCACACACGCCGGTCGGCTCACCGTCTTCACCGAGAGCGCTATCGAGGAGGTCGCAGACAGATGA